GGTCTATGTCAGTTTTGGAACCGAAATTAATACCCACAAACTGATCGAACAGGCACTTAAAGACGGCAAACATGTGGTTGCTCCAATCTGTAACGCCTGTGATCATACGTTAACTCTGTCAGAAATTAAAGACTTCCCTGATGATCTGCAGGAAGGACATTACGGGATTCTGGAAATGAAGCCCGATCGAGTCCGGGTTGTCGACCCTAAACAACTTGATCTTGTTATGGTGCCAGGTTGCGCCTTCACTCCCGAAGGTCACCGAATGGGTTTTGGCGGCGGCTATTATGACCGCTTTCTGGAGACTATCAGCCCCGACTGCAAAACGGTAGCCCTGGTTCGTGATGATTTTGTTTTTGAGAAGATCCCTATGGATCCCCATGATAAAAGTGTTGACTATATGGTCACCGAATCCTGTTTTAATGACTGCTGTTCTGTTCCGGAGGTATAAATGAACGTTACCGAAGCCATCTCATATATTGAATCGACACACAAGTTTGGCACCCGTCTGGGGCTGGAAAGCATGACCGAACTCCTTTCAGCCATGGACAATCCCCAAAAGAAACTTAAATTTATTCATATCGCCGGCACCAACGGAAAAGGCTCAACATCTACGATGACAGCCACCATTTTAAAAGAGGCTGGCTATAAGACCGGTCTTTTCACCTCCCCTTTTCTGGAAAAATTCAACGAACGAATTCAAATTAATAATACCCCCATCGATGATAAAGGTCTGGTCTCTGCCACCGAATTTGTCAAAGAACGAATTGAAATAATGCTTGCCCAGGGACAGCCCCATCCAACGGAATTTGAAATGGTTACGGCTGTAGGACTTCAGTATTTCTATCAGGAACAGGTTGATGTCGTCGTTCTTGAAGTCGGTATGGGCGGAAGGCTGGATGCGACCAACATTATCGACAATCCTTTAGCAGTCGTTATAATGGGTATTAGCATGGATCATACTGATTATCTGGGAAATACTTTGGGAGAAATTGCCTTTGAAAAGGCCTCAATTATCAAAGAAAATTCTGATGTCGTGGTCTATCCCCAAGAAGCAGAAGCTTTAAAAGCCATTAAGGATTTTGCCGCAAGTAAAAATGCCCATGTAGTTTATGTCAATCCAGCTGACATCGAAATTCTCGACCATCATACTGGCATCCAAACCCTGAATTATCTGGGCGAACACTTAAATCTCAAATCCTTTGACTTACAACTTTTAGGCAGCCACCAGGCGCTTAATTGCCTGACCGCTCTGGAAGTTATTGCTCTGCTTAAGCAAAAGGGCTATGAGATTTCTGATGATGCCATCACCAGAGCTTTATCCACTGTCGTTTTCCCTGGCCGATTTGAGATTTTTAGTGAATCACCGGTGATTTTAATCGACGGTGCTCACAACTCAAACGGTATACAAGCTTTTGTAAAGAATATGGATCTTTATTTCCCTAACCGAAACATTAATCTTTATTTTGGAATGCTGGAAGATAAGGATATTGAAGAATCCCTGACTTATCTGGTTCCCATGGCTAAAAACATCCACACCTTAACCCCTAACAGCGATCGTGCTCTGCCAGCTCGGGAAATGGCTAAGCTAATTAAAGATACCTATCAGAAAGCTGTGACTTTCCACGATACCATCAAAGAAGCCGTTGACAGCATTGATCTTTCTGACGTTGAAGCAGTTAACGTATTTGTCGGTTCCCTCTATATGATCGGCGAATCCCGGACGCATATCAGAAACCTATTGAACTTAAACCAGTAAAGCATATTACTGATTTTTTTAGTTATTTTATAACACCAGCGTTTCGTGATGTTCTTATTTCACTACGAAACGCTTTTTCTATAACTAATTTTTATGAAAGGATTATCAATGGGACCAGCAATCAATCTAACATACATTTCCAATGCCGGCGTTCTAATAAATATTGCTGATGTCACTTTAATGGTCGATGGACTTTGCGGCTCTGATGGTCTTTATTACTCAGCCACACCTAAAGCTATCGCCGAAAAAATCAAAGCTTCAGAATACTCAGAAGAAAAAATTACTGCTGCTCTTTATACCCATAGTCACAGTGATCACTTTTCCAAAATGTCAAACCTGGATTTTTTATTTTATAATCCGAATTCCGCTCTGGTTGCAGGTTCTGATGTCATAAATACCATTGAAGCCGATACTTCGGTAATTAAAAAAGAAGTAAAAAATAAATTTTTCACTTCTAATGTTAATTCTTCGATTACTTTTTCAGATCAAAACCTGGTAATTCAACCTCTTTCAACTGTTCATATGGGTAAAGAATATAAAAATGTTGAACATTTTTCCTACTATATCAGCATCAATAATCAAAGGATTCTGTATTTAGGTGATGCAGAATTAATCCCGGAAAATTTCAATCACCCTGATTTTACCCCAAACCCGGTCGATCTGCTGATTGCACCTTTCCCCTACATTTCAACATTTAGGGGGCAGAAAATTATTCGTGATATCATAAAGCCAAAGGCAATTGCTGTTGTTCATCTACCCCAGGCTCAAGATGATAGCCTTGACTGGACTAAACAAACCGTAAAAATGCTCGGTCGGGCAAAACAGCCTTTTCCGCCAACGACTTTTTTAGACACCTTTGGCAAAGTTTACAGCTTCCTTTACTGCTGATAAACAGTCTTTCCATATTTATTCAGTTCATCCAGAACCCAAGCCATCTTTATTTTAGAATCTTCGCTACTTCCAACTATACCACCATCCCAGAATATCAATCCACCATTTTTACCATATACATCGATCGCCTGGTGAACTGACTCTCTAACAACTTCCTCTGATGCACCGGGGAAAGCAGCCTCTGAATGACGATCCCAGCCACCTGTCAGAACCAGGCGATTGCCGTGTTTTTCTTTCATCTGGATCAGACTTTCATTAGGTTCTGGTAACTGACAGATGTCAGCACCGACTTCAATAAATTCATCAATCAGAAATTGACAGTTTCCACAACAGTGAAATTCTGCCAGGGCACCAATTTCATGAATGGCATCAATGATTTTTTTGAAATAGGGTTTATACATGGAGTCCCAAATTTCTTTTGAGACAAAGGGACCGTTAGCAGCCGCCAGATCATCACCGGTAAAGACAATATCCGGCTTGATATATTTGCCCATATATTTGACAATCTCAACCAAAAAATCGGTAATGGCTGAAATAAATTCTTTTAGTTCTTCCGGTTCATCATAGATAGCACATAGGCCATCGACCCAGCCAATCATATCAATTGGAATCAGAAAGATGCCATTGGTATTAAGCATGGCAATATTTACTTTGTCAGGATCACTCATGGCCTTAAAGCGACTGGTCATCCCTTCCCAATCAAGGGTAGAGATATCAGGAAATTTAACGGTTTCTCGCCATTGATCCAGGTTTTCCATTGCCCGCCAGCGCTCATCCGGCATTTTCCCGGCATCATTTTCGATCCATTTGATATTGCAAAAATCTGTCCCTGTCACCGGATCGACCTCTTCCCAGAAATCCGGCATAAAAACATTTGCTTCTTCGACAAATGATGGCACCCAATGGGGGTTTTCTCCTCGAGCAGCCATTAAGTAATTTTCTCTTTTAGTGATCATATTTACTCTCATTTCTTATTTCAATCAATGAAAACTATTTTGTGTAATTACTACACACATTACCTATTTAAAACATTTCCTGACTCATACGATCGATCTGTTTATTAATTTCTTCATAAACTCCAGGGAAATGACTCATCGGACCGCCATGGGTAATACAGGGGATATAAAAGTGTTTGCCATTTTCCCGGCAGGCCCGTTCAACTTCTTTTTCAATAATTTCGGGTGTCCACTCGGGAAAATCAAGCTGACCACTATGAAGACCACCCATAAAGGAAATCTGTCCACCATAGTTTTCAATCAGCTCTGGAATATTATTGGTGTTCATGACACCCTGGAAAATATCAATACCCATTTCAATCATTGAAGGAACCAGATTTGCTGCATAAGAATCACTGTGGTGAACGATCAGTTCCACCCCGTTATCCTTATAGTAGCCATATATTTTTTTATAAGCAGGAACTAGAAACTCATCAAACATTTCTGGCGATAAAAACGATGAAATTTGGCTTCCCCAGTCATCATGATGAAAGAGTGCATCAGGTTGAAGATGTTTGATCAGTTGTTCAGCCAATTCCAGTTCGAACTCAGTGATATATTCGATCAGCTCATGCATGGCTTCCGGCTCTTCGTAAAATGCCATCAAGGCGTTTTCCATTTTCATTAAATGATGGGTCATTTCAAAAACACCCGGTGCATACATCGCCGTAACAAATTCTTCTTTGCGATTGATTTCATTTGCATGCGCAATCGCTGGTGCCCATGATTCATCATCAGTCGGAATAGAGGGTTTTTTGACGTATTTTTTCCATTCTGTAATATCTTTAATCACCACATGTTCATCATCATGGACTGGAAAACCGCCAATCTGGCCTTCCATAAAGTTCCAGGTGATGCCCCATAGATCTTTACTGATCGGACCCGGTACCATGGGAATTCCCCGCATTGAAAAGGCAGCTTCCGCGATCATATTCAAAAATTCATACTGTTTGACAAAGCGTTCAGGATTTCCTCCTTTAATCGTTTCCAATAAGTTTTCTCTTTTACTTAACATACCTTTCTCCTTATAGATTATTTAAAATATTTTCAACATTAACTGCCTAGCGTATGGCTGCAATCTCCAGTTTTTCATAAAAGCTATCAGTTAACTAAATCTGATGTAATTATGTTCCAATAATTTAAAATTTTTTACCTTTATTGAGTCATAACAACTGCGTACTGTACGTGTTCAGTTTTTTTATATTATAGTTTTTTACGAATTATTTGTCAAGACATTTTAAATATGTTTAATCTTCATAAAAAAAGAACCCAATTTTCTGCAGGAAAATCAGGTTCTTTTCATTATGATTTTATTTTTTCAATCGTATCATCTAGCAAAGCTATCACTGCCGCCTTATCCGGTGCCCTAAAAATAGTATCTCTTAGACTGGTAGCATGGGGCATACCTTTAATGTAGGCGGCTAAATGTTTACGCATTTCTCTAAGACCAGCCTCTTCGTTTTTAAGGTGTGATAAGAGTTCAATATGAGCCAGTGCTGCCTGCAAGCGTTCTTCAGGCGCAGGTTCAGGCAATGAATGACCGGTTTTTAAAAAATGTGCTACCTCCTTAAAAACAAAAGGATTGCCAATAGCTGCCCGGCCGATCATCAGACCATCAGCGCCTGTTTGCATAAGCGCATCTTTTGCAGCCGGACCAGAGTTAATATCTCCGTTTAGAACCACCGGTATCTTAGAATTTTTCTTCACTTGGCCAATGATATCCCAGTCAGCTTTTCCTGAGTAATAGGCTTCTCTAGTTCTTCCATGGAGAAACAAAACACTGGCACCAGCAGCTTCAATTCCTTTTGCAGCCTCTAAAATATTAATTGAATCATCATCCCAGCCAATTCGGGTTTTGACGGTTACCGGTTTTTGAGAATTTTCAACAAGGGCGCTAATCACTTTATAAAGCAGGTCGGGATTTTTTAAAAGCGCCGATCCTTCACCATTTTTAGTAATTTTAGGTGCCGGACAACCGGCATTAAAATCGAGAAAATCAAAACTGGTGGCATTCAGATATTCCTGAGTAACAAAACCCAGAATTTCGGGATCTGAACCAAAAATCTGTAATCCTGCCGGAGCCTCACCAGGTTCGGTTAACATCAGATCTGCCGTTTTATAATCTTTATAGTATAGGCCCTTGCCACTGATCATCTCTGTGACTACCGCATCTGCACCATAATTTCTTGCCATGATTCGATAAGGTAGGTTGGTGTAACCCGCCATTGGTCCCAAAAAAAGCGGGATGGTTCCATTATTGAATAATTGCTTCAGTACACTACTATTTTTTTCTGTTCTTGTCATAAATAATTTTCAGTCCCTTAAGTGACAATTGCGGATCATAAACCTTAATTAATTCCGTTTCCTGATAAAACATCCGACCATAACCGCCAGTGGCAATAACCTTCATGTTTTCAGCTCCAGTTTCTTTAATAATCTGCTTAATGATATATTCCACCTGGCCAATGTACCCATAAACCAGTCCAGCCTGCATACTGGTGACAGTATCCTTAGCCAGAATTGATTCAGGCTTTTTAATTTCGATATTAGGGAGTTTTGCTGCACTGTTCCATAAAGCATCGATAGAAATCTGAATACCTGGAGTAGTGACTGCTGCCACAAATTTACCGTCTTCATCCACATAGTCAAAAGTTGTGGCCGTACCAAAATCGATCACAATAACGGGTCCACCATACAGCTTAAAAGCTGCTACTGCATCGATAATCCGATCAGCCCCTACCTCTGAAGGATCCGAGGTATGAATCGGCATCCCCGTTTTAATTCCAGGTCCGACTACCAAGGGTTTAATTCCCAGATATTTCCTGATTCCATTGTTTAGCGAATACATAATATTAGGCACTACTGATGCAATAATTACATCCTCTATCTTTTTCATACTGAAACCGGCTGATTCAAAAAATCCCTTAATCAGCACACCGTATTCGTCTGAAGTTCTCGGCGTTTTAGTCACAAAACGCCAGGAATTTAAAATATTCTCTCCATCCATCACTGCCAGTTCAGTGTTAGTATTTCCTACATCAATTACCAGTATCATCATGGTCCCCCTAATTCAGCTTATCATTAACCCGGGAAAGAAAACGGTCAATAGAGATTTTCACCCGCTGATGGGTCGCTTGTGCAATTTTTTCTGTATTATCATACGCTTCAATTTGAAAAGTAAATAAACGTTTCTCTGTTTTTGTAAGCTCGGCAACAACCCGTACTTGGCCACCTACAGCAGTCGCCGCCAGATGGCTGATATCCATACTGGTTCCAACGGTTGTTTCCCCGTCTCCCATAAAAGGCTCAACACCATCAAAAGCCACATTCTCCATCCAGGCTACCAAACGAGGAGTAGCAAGAACTTCAAGCCCTCCGCTGGTTAAAGAAAGGGCAGTGTCCCCTTGGGTAACCTGAAAATATTTTTCGAATGTCTGTTCCATTTTTCCTCCATATAAAAGGAGCCGTTATTGAATAACGGCTCTGTTAATAATTGTCTTTATTCGCTCACTTCAGTTTCTGAATCCAAA
This genomic interval from Eubacteriaceae bacterium ES3 contains the following:
- a CDS encoding uroporphyrinogen decarboxylase family protein, with translation MLSKRENLLETIKGGNPERFVKQYEFLNMIAEAAFSMRGIPMVPGPISKDLWGITWNFMEGQIGGFPVHDDEHVVIKDITEWKKYVKKPSIPTDDESWAPAIAHANEINRKEEFVTAMYAPGVFEMTHHLMKMENALMAFYEEPEAMHELIEYITEFELELAEQLIKHLQPDALFHHDDWGSQISSFLSPEMFDEFLVPAYKKIYGYYKDNGVELIVHHSDSYAANLVPSMIEMGIDIFQGVMNTNNIPELIENYGGQISFMGGLHSGQLDFPEWTPEIIEKEVERACRENGKHFYIPCITHGGPMSHFPGVYEEINKQIDRMSQEMF
- a CDS encoding type III pantothenate kinase, producing MILVIDVGNTNTELAVMDGENILNSWRFVTKTPRTSDEYGVLIKGFFESAGFSMKKIEDVIIASVVPNIMYSLNNGIRKYLGIKPLVVGPGIKTGMPIHTSDPSEVGADRIIDAVAAFKLYGGPVIVIDFGTATTFDYVDEDGKFVAAVTTPGIQISIDALWNSAAKLPNIEIKKPESILAKDTVTSMQAGLVYGYIGQVEYIIKQIIKETGAENMKVIATGGYGRMFYQETELIKVYDPQLSLKGLKIIYDKNRKK
- a CDS encoding thioesterase family protein gives rise to the protein MEQTFEKYFQVTQGDTALSLTSGGLEVLATPRLVAWMENVAFDGVEPFMGDGETTVGTSMDISHLAATAVGGQVRVVAELTKTEKRLFTFQIEAYDNTEKIAQATHQRVKISIDRFLSRVNDKLN
- a CDS encoding MBL fold metallo-hydrolase, with the translated sequence MKGLSMGPAINLTYISNAGVLINIADVTLMVDGLCGSDGLYYSATPKAIAEKIKASEYSEEKITAALYTHSHSDHFSKMSNLDFLFYNPNSALVAGSDVINTIEADTSVIKKEVKNKFFTSNVNSSITFSDQNLVIQPLSTVHMGKEYKNVEHFSYYISINNQRILYLGDAELIPENFNHPDFTPNPVDLLIAPFPYISTFRGQKIIRDIIKPKAIAVVHLPQAQDDSLDWTKQTVKMLGRAKQPFPPTTFLDTFGKVYSFLYC
- a CDS encoding 5-formyltetrahydrofolate cyclo-ligase — its product is MDKNAFRKETLTRRKEIYCTNTDAMVVDNFLKSDLYKESNWIMVYVSFGTEINTHKLIEQALKDGKHVVAPICNACDHTLTLSEIKDFPDDLQEGHYGILEMKPDRVRVVDPKQLDLVMVPGCAFTPEGHRMGFGGGYYDRFLETISPDCKTVALVRDDFVFEKIPMDPHDKSVDYMVTESCFNDCCSVPEV
- a CDS encoding uroporphyrinogen decarboxylase family protein, with amino-acid sequence MITKRENYLMAARGENPHWVPSFVEEANVFMPDFWEEVDPVTGTDFCNIKWIENDAGKMPDERWRAMENLDQWRETVKFPDISTLDWEGMTSRFKAMSDPDKVNIAMLNTNGIFLIPIDMIGWVDGLCAIYDEPEELKEFISAITDFLVEIVKYMGKYIKPDIVFTGDDLAAANGPFVSKEIWDSMYKPYFKKIIDAIHEIGALAEFHCCGNCQFLIDEFIEVGADICQLPEPNESLIQMKEKHGNRLVLTGGWDRHSEAAFPGASEEVVRESVHQAIDVYGKNGGLIFWDGGIVGSSEDSKIKMAWVLDELNKYGKTVYQQ
- a CDS encoding folylpolyglutamate synthase/dihydrofolate synthase family protein, coding for MNVTEAISYIESTHKFGTRLGLESMTELLSAMDNPQKKLKFIHIAGTNGKGSTSTMTATILKEAGYKTGLFTSPFLEKFNERIQINNTPIDDKGLVSATEFVKERIEIMLAQGQPHPTEFEMVTAVGLQYFYQEQVDVVVLEVGMGGRLDATNIIDNPLAVVIMGISMDHTDYLGNTLGEIAFEKASIIKENSDVVVYPQEAEALKAIKDFAASKNAHVVYVNPADIEILDHHTGIQTLNYLGEHLNLKSFDLQLLGSHQALNCLTALEVIALLKQKGYEISDDAITRALSTVVFPGRFEIFSESPVILIDGAHNSNGIQAFVKNMDLYFPNRNINLYFGMLEDKDIEESLTYLVPMAKNIHTLTPNSDRALPAREMAKLIKDTYQKAVTFHDTIKEAVDSIDLSDVEAVNVFVGSLYMIGESRTHIRNLLNLNQ
- the dusB gene encoding tRNA dihydrouridine synthase DusB, which translates into the protein MTRTEKNSSVLKQLFNNGTIPLFLGPMAGYTNLPYRIMARNYGADAVVTEMISGKGLYYKDYKTADLMLTEPGEAPAGLQIFGSDPEILGFVTQEYLNATSFDFLDFNAGCPAPKITKNGEGSALLKNPDLLYKVISALVENSQKPVTVKTRIGWDDDSINILEAAKGIEAAGASVLFLHGRTREAYYSGKADWDIIGQVKKNSKIPVVLNGDINSGPAAKDALMQTGADGLMIGRAAIGNPFVFKEVAHFLKTGHSLPEPAPEERLQAALAHIELLSHLKNEEAGLREMRKHLAAYIKGMPHATSLRDTIFRAPDKAAVIALLDDTIEKIKS